GCTTTTGCAGTCAGCACCCTTCTTACTTTTTTAGCCATTTTCACTCTTATAGCAGCACAGTTATTGGAGATTCGAAAGCTCCGACGTCCTGGCGCAAGAGGGTAACAACATGCAGATTGAGGTCTATGAGATTAGCAAGCGGTTTGGACATTTCATTGCCCTTGATGACGTGAGCCTTCGGATTTCTTCGGGAGAATTTGTAACGCTTTTGGGACCCTCGGGTTCAGGGAAAACGACTCTCCTTCGAATCATCGCGGGATTAGAAATACCGGACAAGGGAAAGATCCTCTTCAATGGAGAGGATGTGAGCGCAAGACACCCGCGCGATCGCGGTGTAGGACTAGTTTTCCAACATTATGCTCTTTTCCGGCATATGACTGTTTTTGAAAACATTGCTTTTGGCCTGCGGGTGCGCCGTCGCAAGATGGGCTTTTCAGAAAAGCAAATCTCTTCTCGAGTAGAGGAGCTTTTACATTTGGTCCGACTGGAAGGATTGGCCCAGCGGTATCCCCATGAACTCAGTGGCGGCCAGCGGCAGAGGGTTGCGCTGGCACGGGCCTTGGCGGTCGAACCTCAAGTGCTTTTATTGGACGAACCTTTTGGGGCTCTCGACGCTCAAGTTCGAGTCGAATTACGCTCCTGGCTTCGGGAACTCCATGACCGGATTGGTTTAACAAGCGTCTTTGTGACCCATGACCAGGAGGAAGCCTTCGAGCTCGCAGATCGGGTCGCCATTTTCAATAACGGGCGAATTGAACAAGTGGGCAGTCCGAAAGAAGTCTGGGATCATCCGGCCTCTCCCTTTGTTTGTGGTTTTCTTGGCTCAGTCAATATCTTCCACGGTCGGGTTTCCCAAGGCAAGGTGCAGATCGGCTCCATTGAGCTCGATATGCCCGAAGTGAATCTTGATACAGGCACTGCGGTCCTGGTGTATGTCCGGCCCAGGGAAGTTGAGCTTTCCTTGGACGCAAGTAAGGACACTCACCTCGCGGGGCGCGTCCGACGCCTTCTTCCTGCCGGTCCCGTGGTCCGAGTTCACGTTGACCCCTGGGATGGAGGTGAGC
This region of Candidatus Methylacidithermus pantelleriae genomic DNA includes:
- a CDS encoding sulfate/molybdate ABC transporter ATP-binding protein — protein: MQIEVYEISKRFGHFIALDDVSLRISSGEFVTLLGPSGSGKTTLLRIIAGLEIPDKGKILFNGEDVSARHPRDRGVGLVFQHYALFRHMTVFENIAFGLRVRRRKMGFSEKQISSRVEELLHLVRLEGLAQRYPHELSGGQRQRVALARALAVEPQVLLLDEPFGALDAQVRVELRSWLRELHDRIGLTSVFVTHDQEEAFELADRVAIFNNGRIEQVGSPKEVWDHPASPFVCGFLGSVNIFHGRVSQGKVQIGSIELDMPEVNLDTGTAVLVYVRPREVELSLDASKDTHLAGRVRRLLPAGPVVRVHVDPWDGGERILVELDQDIHETLKIQPGQDVFVRPRRFRIFPIQ